The following proteins are encoded in a genomic region of Planococcus lenghuensis:
- the yhfH gene encoding protein YhfH, which produces METLEFYRNLPKKVCVECGQEIEEQHESYLYECERCIGHGND; this is translated from the coding sequence ATGGAAACACTCGAATTTTACCGGAACTTGCCGAAAAAGGTCTGTGTCGAATGTGGACAGGAAATCGAAGAACAGCATGAATCGTATCTATATGAATGTGAGCGTTGCATTGGACATGGCAATGATTAA
- a CDS encoding cupin domain-containing protein has protein sequence MDSIQKLNFQDDGNIPNNPNLPVLLYKGAFSENPSAIEKTFNKHDWTNSWQGGVFDYHHYHSNTHEVLGVRSGSAAIRLGGEQGKTVTVEAGDVAVLPAGTGHKKLEASDDFQVVGAYPSGINPNKKLGKPEERPYALEEIASVPLPMQDPIYGEDGPLFEAWK, from the coding sequence ATGGACTCAATCCAGAAACTGAATTTCCAGGATGATGGCAATATCCCGAATAACCCGAACCTGCCTGTGCTTTTGTATAAAGGGGCATTCAGTGAAAATCCCTCCGCGATTGAAAAGACGTTCAATAAACACGATTGGACGAACAGCTGGCAAGGCGGCGTATTTGATTACCACCATTACCACAGTAACACGCATGAGGTGCTCGGCGTGCGGTCCGGTTCAGCGGCAATCCGGCTCGGCGGTGAACAAGGGAAAACCGTAACGGTAGAAGCGGGCGATGTCGCCGTGCTTCCGGCAGGAACCGGTCATAAGAAATTAGAGGCGTCCGACGATTTCCAAGTGGTGGGCGCATACCCGAGCGGCATCAATCCGAACAAAAAACTGGGCAAGCCGGAAGAACGCCCATATGCGCTCGAAGAAATCGCCAGTGTGCCGTTGCCGATGCAGGACCCGATTTACGGAGAGGACGGGCCGCTGTTTGAAGCATGGAAGTAA
- a CDS encoding class I adenylate-forming enzyme family protein, translating to MFIAEKLKIAADKQPEKAITVFNGTETNYRDFYRKASSLARYFQDKGYRADDIVALYLPNSDDFLVCYYACQIGGFTVLPVNVKLAASEIEYILSHSEARGLIYNESYSELIGKLLPKLPALEDRIVRGTGEGEAPSLESIVTGKEGEAIPIERMAEDTSVVFYTSGTTGKPKGVMLSNKNVEAAAEIWSASMEMTAEDRVQIVAPLFHCAASHVFSIPLIYQGGTVVIEEGFAAEKNLKTMEEEKITIFFGVPAMYSVLLNTPQLEKTDLSSLRLFTYGASPMPYELVKKVKMLFPDVKVQNLYGQTENAPAATSLTDESALEKIGSVGKPLLYTGVRVADEEGNALPVGEVGEIIVKGPQVMKGYLKNEQATYQTVRDGWLFSGDLGKFDEEGFLYIVDRKKDMIIRGGENIYPLEVEEVLYEIPEVLEAAVIGVPHEVMGEVPKAFVVLKEGQRLTEEQVLDYCQGKIAKYKLPQEVEFIDSLPRNASGKVLKTVLRDEVKTG from the coding sequence ATGTTTATTGCAGAAAAGTTGAAAATAGCAGCTGATAAACAGCCGGAGAAAGCGATTACCGTGTTTAATGGAACGGAAACGAACTACAGGGACTTTTACCGGAAAGCCTCATCGCTTGCCCGGTATTTCCAGGACAAGGGATATAGGGCAGATGATATCGTGGCATTGTATCTACCCAATAGCGATGATTTTCTTGTTTGCTATTATGCCTGCCAGATCGGCGGATTCACGGTATTGCCGGTCAATGTGAAATTGGCAGCTTCTGAAATCGAGTACATACTGTCCCATTCGGAAGCGCGCGGCCTTATTTACAATGAGAGTTACAGTGAACTCATCGGGAAACTGCTGCCGAAACTACCGGCACTCGAAGACCGGATTGTACGGGGAACGGGTGAGGGGGAAGCGCCATCATTGGAATCGATTGTAACCGGCAAGGAAGGTGAAGCGATTCCAATTGAACGAATGGCGGAAGATACGTCTGTCGTCTTTTACACATCGGGCACAACCGGTAAACCGAAAGGCGTGATGCTGTCGAATAAAAATGTGGAGGCCGCAGCGGAAATCTGGTCTGCCTCGATGGAAATGACGGCAGAAGATCGCGTGCAGATTGTGGCGCCGCTGTTCCATTGTGCAGCCAGTCATGTGTTCAGTATTCCACTGATTTACCAGGGCGGCACAGTTGTGATCGAAGAGGGATTCGCTGCAGAAAAGAATTTGAAAACGATGGAGGAAGAAAAAATCACCATCTTTTTCGGTGTGCCGGCGATGTACAGCGTATTGCTGAACACCCCGCAGCTTGAAAAGACTGATTTATCATCCCTTCGTTTATTCACATACGGTGCTTCTCCGATGCCCTATGAACTCGTGAAGAAAGTGAAGATGCTGTTCCCGGACGTGAAAGTCCAGAACTTGTACGGCCAGACGGAGAACGCACCGGCCGCCACCAGTCTGACCGATGAATCAGCGCTGGAGAAAATCGGGTCTGTCGGCAAGCCGCTCTTGTATACAGGCGTCCGGGTAGCGGATGAAGAAGGAAATGCGCTCCCGGTCGGGGAAGTCGGTGAAATTATCGTAAAAGGCCCGCAAGTGATGAAGGGGTACCTGAAGAATGAACAGGCGACATATCAGACAGTCCGGGATGGGTGGCTGTTCTCAGGTGATCTTGGTAAATTCGATGAGGAAGGGTTTTTATATATCGTTGACCGCAAGAAAGACATGATTATCCGCGGAGGCGAAAATATTTATCCACTGGAAGTCGAGGAAGTGCTGTATGAAATTCCGGAAGTGTTGGAGGCTGCCGTGATCGGGGTACCGCACGAAGTGATGGGGGAAGTGCCGAAAGCCTTCGTCGTCCTGAAAGAAGGGCAGCGATTGACGGAAGAACAAGTGCTGGACTATTGCCAAGGAAAAATCGCCAAATATAAACTACCTCAGGAAGTGGAATTCATCGATAGCCTGCCGCGCAATGCAAGTGGAAAAGTGCTGAAGACGGTGCTGCGCGATGAAGTGAAAACAGGATGA
- a CDS encoding HAD family hydrolase has protein sequence MRAAIFDFDGTLYAGETFDLLMNHLKYHPTHKNRYQKFYRAIMPPYIGYKLKLVPEAVMREKSMQAYLSAFHQLSETELTDYFREVADKMKDNLNQEVKKRMEKHAEQGDFVMLVSGAFTPLLDAVTADLPVDRVIGTQVSYPNGILDKRSPVRHIQSERKIEEIKAALGDREIDWNDSFAYSDSVSDLPILELAGNAVAVQPDERLRTIASKRGWEIL, from the coding sequence ATGCGCGCAGCCATATTCGATTTCGACGGCACGTTATATGCCGGAGAAACGTTTGATCTTTTGATGAATCATTTAAAGTACCATCCCACCCACAAAAACCGCTATCAAAAATTCTACAGAGCCATCATGCCACCCTATATCGGTTATAAACTGAAACTGGTACCTGAAGCCGTCATGCGGGAAAAATCCATGCAGGCCTACCTGTCCGCGTTTCATCAGCTTTCTGAAACGGAATTGACCGACTACTTCCGTGAAGTCGCTGACAAAATGAAGGATAATTTAAATCAGGAAGTTAAGAAACGAATGGAGAAACACGCCGAACAAGGCGATTTCGTCATGCTTGTATCCGGTGCCTTCACCCCGCTGTTGGATGCTGTAACAGCAGACTTGCCGGTCGACCGGGTCATCGGTACGCAGGTCTCCTATCCGAATGGCATATTGGATAAGCGTTCCCCCGTCCGGCATATTCAATCGGAACGAAAAATCGAGGAGATTAAAGCCGCTCTCGGCGATCGTGAAATCGATTGGAATGATAGCTTTGCCTACAGTGACAGTGTGTCTGATTTGCCGATTCTCGAACTTGCCGGTAATGCAGTTGCCGTTCAGCCGGACGAACGATTACGGACCATCGCCTCGAAGCGCGGATGGGAAATCCTGTGA
- the aceB gene encoding malate synthase A, with translation MTTNQTSVERITVTGGPVTGSDTVLTPAALEFLIGLHDRFDKRRKELLHNRQERQREIDDGKLPDFLPETAHIRTGDWTVAPLPPDMQDRRVEITGPVNRKMIINALNSGAKMFMADLEDANSPTWNNVIEGQRNLQDAVRREIRFTDPKSGKAYELNDETAVLMVRPRGWHLEEKHIQIDGQPASASLIDFGLYFFHNAQELIDRGTGPYFYLPKLESHLEARLWNEVFIHAQEALSIPQGTIRATVLIETILAAFEMDEILYELRDHSAGLNCGRWDYIFSVLKRLRNRPKTIFPDRAQVTMTVPFMRAYTQLAIKTCHKRNAPSIGGMAAQIPVKNDPEANAAAFEKVRLDKEREVTDGHDGTWVAHPGLVAIAKAEFDKHMPEPNQIHRRRDDVNATADELLAVPRGMITEAGLRENISVGVQYLAAWLNGSGAVPINNLMEDAATAEISRAQVWQWIRHPQGCLSDGRKVSVRLFQEVLAEELATIRETIGEEAFERGNFQEGADLFSSLILERDFVEFLTIPGYKKLS, from the coding sequence ATGACCACAAATCAGACTTCTGTTGAACGCATAACCGTCACAGGCGGCCCGGTGACAGGAAGCGATACAGTCCTGACACCGGCGGCACTGGAATTTTTGATCGGCTTGCATGACCGCTTCGATAAGCGGAGGAAAGAGCTGCTCCACAACCGGCAGGAGCGGCAGCGGGAAATCGACGATGGCAAACTCCCTGACTTTCTGCCGGAAACAGCGCATATCCGGACGGGCGACTGGACAGTTGCTCCACTCCCGCCGGATATGCAGGACCGGCGGGTGGAAATCACCGGACCGGTCAACAGGAAAATGATCATCAATGCCTTGAATTCCGGAGCAAAAATGTTCATGGCGGATCTTGAAGATGCCAACTCCCCCACTTGGAACAATGTTATTGAAGGACAGCGCAACTTGCAGGACGCCGTCCGCCGGGAGATCCGCTTCACAGATCCGAAAAGTGGAAAAGCCTATGAACTGAATGACGAAACAGCTGTGCTGATGGTGCGACCGCGCGGCTGGCACCTGGAAGAGAAGCACATCCAGATTGACGGGCAACCGGCTTCAGCAAGCCTGATCGATTTCGGCCTTTACTTCTTCCATAACGCACAGGAGCTGATCGACCGCGGCACCGGCCCTTATTTTTACTTGCCGAAGCTTGAGAGCCACCTGGAAGCCCGGCTCTGGAATGAAGTTTTCATACACGCACAAGAAGCACTCAGCATCCCGCAAGGCACAATCCGGGCGACTGTCCTGATCGAAACGATTCTGGCCGCGTTTGAAATGGATGAAATTTTGTACGAGCTCCGGGACCATTCCGCCGGCCTCAATTGCGGCCGCTGGGATTATATTTTCAGCGTTTTGAAACGGCTGCGTAACCGGCCGAAAACCATCTTCCCGGACCGGGCCCAAGTGACGATGACCGTGCCGTTCATGCGCGCATATACCCAGCTGGCGATTAAGACTTGCCATAAACGGAATGCCCCGTCAATCGGCGGCATGGCGGCACAGATTCCTGTAAAGAATGATCCGGAGGCAAATGCTGCTGCGTTTGAGAAAGTACGGCTCGACAAGGAGCGGGAAGTGACAGATGGACACGACGGTACATGGGTTGCCCATCCCGGACTTGTAGCTATTGCAAAAGCGGAATTTGATAAACACATGCCTGAACCGAATCAGATTCACCGCAGGCGGGACGACGTGAATGCGACAGCGGATGAGCTGCTGGCCGTTCCCCGCGGCATGATCACCGAAGCTGGACTCCGGGAAAACATTTCAGTTGGTGTACAATACCTGGCCGCCTGGCTGAACGGCAGCGGGGCTGTCCCGATCAATAACCTGATGGAAGATGCTGCAACAGCGGAAATCTCCCGCGCTCAGGTCTGGCAATGGATCCGTCATCCGCAAGGCTGCCTGTCGGACGGACGGAAAGTGAGTGTCCGGCTGTTTCAGGAAGTGCTGGCGGAAGAGTTGGCAACAATCCGGGAAACCATCGGTGAAGAAGCATTCGAACGGGGAAATTTTCAAGAAGGTGCTGATTTGTTTTCATCGCTGATTCTGGAACGGGATTTCGTGGAATTCCTGACGATACCTGGCTATAAAAAACTCTCATAA
- a CDS encoding IS1182 family transposase: protein MRNPTIASTDYTMQPALPSGKLLEHEIVVSTQGRRPAPAFKPYDPTQALSIPDIGALIPDHHVARVVDQLVEAYPEEVLTACYPGGGRPPFHPKLMLKVILYAYSQKVYSCRGIATMLHEDLPAIWLAAMQKPDFRTINHFRSVRMGAVIDQLFEFTVLELHRQGFVEFENYFLDGTKMEADANKYSFVFRKAVTGREAKLKIRIQETLQEIQEIAKAEGLELGQLAEEPAAVELASVANRLEDQVDILTDLIAEEKLVENRKGLRKRHSLLKKKVKLIRENFIPRQETYAEQLAVCGERNSFSKTDPDATFMRMKEDHMKNGQLKPGYNIQMATENQFVLFYTIHQRPGDARCLIPHLEELQASALPMPKTIVADAGYGSEENYLYLIGDEKEPLAGFLIPYGTYLKEQTKKFKNNEWNAKNWTYEEADDRFICPNGRRVVFKKYQEKKNASGFVQSYRIYECEDCTGCPLKESCTKAKGNRQVHWNPVYEELKMKAKEALECEDRKSVYARRKIEVETGFGDIKGNLAFRRFHLRGLQKVHIEFGLIAMAHNFRKVAGFLRSLSEKANFKKTGREQPIGYSLPVFNLGGFLDSPFRFNRRIRVLSGWRQSVSWHCSDPVRALGPQATGSRVSAVRD, encoded by the coding sequence ATGCGCAATCCAACGATTGCTTCTACCGATTATACCATGCAACCGGCTCTTCCGTCAGGTAAATTACTTGAACATGAAATCGTAGTCTCCACCCAAGGGCGCCGGCCGGCGCCCGCATTCAAACCGTATGATCCGACCCAGGCCTTATCCATTCCTGATATTGGCGCCCTGATTCCCGACCATCATGTGGCTCGTGTGGTGGATCAGTTGGTTGAGGCTTACCCTGAGGAAGTGTTGACCGCCTGCTACCCTGGCGGCGGGCGGCCACCCTTTCACCCGAAACTGATGCTCAAGGTTATTCTCTATGCCTATTCCCAAAAAGTTTATTCCTGCCGGGGCATCGCCACGATGCTGCACGAGGATCTTCCGGCGATCTGGCTGGCGGCGATGCAGAAACCGGATTTCCGGACCATCAACCATTTCCGGAGCGTCCGAATGGGAGCGGTCATCGATCAGTTATTCGAGTTCACTGTTTTGGAACTTCACCGGCAAGGGTTTGTCGAGTTTGAGAACTACTTCCTGGACGGGACGAAGATGGAAGCGGACGCCAATAAGTATAGCTTTGTCTTCCGTAAGGCGGTGACGGGGCGGGAAGCGAAACTGAAAATCAGAATCCAGGAAACGCTTCAGGAAATCCAGGAGATTGCCAAGGCGGAGGGATTGGAACTGGGCCAGCTGGCCGAGGAGCCGGCGGCTGTGGAATTGGCTTCAGTTGCGAACCGGCTGGAAGACCAAGTGGATATCCTGACGGATCTCATCGCTGAGGAAAAGCTCGTGGAAAACAGAAAAGGACTCCGCAAACGGCACAGTCTCCTGAAAAAGAAAGTGAAACTGATTCGTGAAAACTTCATTCCCCGCCAAGAAACGTATGCGGAACAGCTCGCCGTCTGTGGAGAGCGCAACAGCTTCTCGAAGACGGACCCGGACGCCACATTCATGCGGATGAAGGAAGATCATATGAAGAATGGCCAGCTGAAACCCGGATACAATATCCAGATGGCGACCGAGAATCAATTTGTACTGTTCTATACCATTCATCAGCGCCCAGGAGATGCTCGCTGCCTGATTCCACATCTGGAAGAGCTGCAGGCATCTGCCCTGCCTATGCCGAAGACCATCGTCGCGGATGCCGGCTATGGAAGCGAAGAGAACTACCTCTACCTGATCGGGGATGAAAAAGAACCGCTTGCCGGCTTCCTGATCCCGTATGGCACCTATCTGAAAGAGCAGACGAAGAAGTTTAAAAACAATGAATGGAACGCGAAAAACTGGACGTATGAAGAAGCGGATGACCGATTCATCTGTCCAAACGGCCGCCGCGTCGTTTTCAAAAAATATCAGGAGAAGAAAAATGCATCGGGCTTTGTTCAGTCCTATAGAATCTACGAATGTGAAGACTGTACCGGATGTCCGCTGAAAGAATCGTGTACCAAGGCAAAGGGGAACCGTCAGGTTCATTGGAACCCGGTCTATGAGGAATTGAAAATGAAAGCGAAAGAAGCCCTTGAATGTGAGGACCGAAAATCGGTATATGCCCGAAGAAAAATCGAGGTGGAAACCGGTTTCGGCGATATCAAGGGCAATTTGGCGTTCCGCCGGTTCCATCTCCGGGGGCTTCAGAAAGTGCACATCGAATTTGGACTTATCGCCATGGCGCATAATTTTCGGAAAGTGGCCGGTTTCCTCCGGTCACTTTCCGAAAAAGCGAACTTTAAAAAAACAGGGAGAGAACAACCGATTGGTTATTCTCTCCCTGTTTTTAATTTAGGGGGCTTTTTGGACAGCCCCTTTCGTTTTAATCGTCGTATCCGGGTGCTTTCCGGTTGGCGACAGTCGGTTTCATGGCATTGTTCCGATCCGGTACGCGCGCTTGGTCCTCAAGCGACTGGTTCTCGCGTTTCTGCTGTTCGGGATTGA
- a CDS encoding acetamidase/formamidase family protein, producing MSAAKETLLVNEYVNGVLDPELDMLGPLKDGGHIIAHTAPGCWGPMITPCIRGGHEVTRPVYVEGAEPGDAIAIRIKTIEVTSLATSSGNDQPVEGRFLGDPFIAVKCPGCDTLYPDTVIQGTGDEAIRCANCGENVTPFVFTNGYTMFFGENGDVGVTLSKEAAETIAQDGRTYMKTPENSVQNPIATFAPHDLVGTIARMRPFLGQLGTTPSRPIPDSHNAGDFGSFLIDAPHEYVSTQEELDEHRTDGHMDISRVRAGAILLCPVKVPGGGIYLGDMHAMQGDGEIAGHTADVAGVSHLQVHVLKGVKLDGPVLLPNTEDLPYTAKPFTRAEKEAAKKIAERWNIGEPEESLPVSFIGTGPTLNAATDNGMQRAADLFGVPVPEILNRATITGSIEIGRHPGVVTVTFLAPRHYLEKAGLYELVDNQYREREE from the coding sequence ATGTCAGCTGCAAAAGAAACCTTACTCGTTAATGAATATGTAAACGGCGTGCTCGACCCCGAACTCGATATGCTCGGTCCCTTGAAAGACGGCGGCCATATTATCGCCCACACCGCTCCCGGCTGTTGGGGTCCGATGATCACGCCGTGCATCCGGGGCGGGCATGAAGTGACACGCCCGGTCTATGTGGAAGGGGCAGAACCGGGTGATGCAATTGCGATCCGCATTAAAACGATCGAAGTCACCTCGCTTGCCACTTCTTCCGGCAACGACCAGCCGGTTGAAGGCCGATTTCTCGGAGACCCGTTTATTGCAGTGAAATGCCCGGGCTGCGACACGCTGTATCCCGACACCGTCATCCAAGGCACAGGAGACGAAGCCATCCGCTGTGCAAATTGCGGAGAAAATGTCACGCCATTCGTTTTCACGAATGGATACACCATGTTCTTTGGTGAAAATGGGGATGTTGGTGTCACACTCTCAAAGGAAGCGGCCGAAACGATTGCGCAGGATGGACGTACCTATATGAAAACACCGGAAAATTCCGTACAGAATCCGATTGCCACGTTTGCACCGCATGACCTCGTCGGCACCATCGCACGCATGCGGCCGTTTCTCGGTCAGCTTGGTACGACACCTTCCCGTCCGATTCCGGATTCACATAACGCCGGGGATTTCGGATCTTTTCTGATCGATGCACCGCATGAATATGTCAGCACGCAAGAGGAACTTGATGAGCACCGGACGGACGGCCATATGGACATCAGCCGCGTACGTGCAGGCGCCATCCTCCTCTGCCCTGTCAAAGTGCCGGGCGGCGGCATCTATTTGGGGGATATGCATGCAATGCAGGGAGATGGTGAAATCGCCGGCCATACAGCGGATGTGGCGGGTGTCTCCCACCTGCAGGTCCATGTATTGAAAGGCGTGAAACTCGACGGCCCGGTTCTCCTGCCGAATACAGAAGATTTGCCATACACTGCAAAGCCTTTTACCCGGGCGGAAAAGGAAGCGGCGAAGAAAATTGCGGAACGATGGAACATTGGCGAACCCGAAGAATCCCTTCCAGTTTCATTCATCGGTACCGGTCCTACGTTGAATGCCGCAACCGACAATGGTATGCAGCGGGCAGCCGATCTGTTCGGGGTGCCGGTGCCTGAAATCCTGAACCGGGCAACCATCACCGGGTCCATTGAAATCGGCCGCCATCCAGGCGTCGTGACTGTGACCTTCCTTGCGCCCCGGCATTATCTAGAAAAAGCAGGTCTATACGAACTGGTCGATAACCAATACCGGGAACGCGAAGAATGA
- a CDS encoding aminotransferase class I/II-fold pyridoxal phosphate-dependent enzyme, translated as MGISINRWTEEIAISGIRQFFNLLADYPDAVGLTVGQPDFATPEAVKEAGMRAIQANQTGYSHNAGLMELRLAIQSFFKDIHGLTYSAANEIIATNGSSEGLDSIFRTILEEGDEVIIPAPAYPGYAPLIRLSGAKAVYLDTSDTDFQPDPERLEALITDKTKAVLMNFPSNPTGVTLDETTLQQLADVLNRHEVFIVSDEVYSENSFDDQHRSFARFAHLRDRMFIVHGLSKSHAMTGWRLGFVLGPAWVMQHVLKVHQYNATCASLPSQHAAIEALTTQRHVPATMNEAYIERRDFVYRKLTAMGLDVVLPTGAFYIFPSIKKFGLSSAEFAERLLKEGGVGAVPGSAFTEYGEGFLRISYAYSLPVLEEGMKRMEKFIQTVS; from the coding sequence ATGGGGATTTCAATCAACCGCTGGACGGAAGAAATCGCGATTTCGGGCATCCGGCAGTTTTTCAATCTATTGGCAGATTATCCGGACGCTGTCGGACTGACGGTCGGGCAGCCAGACTTTGCGACGCCGGAAGCAGTGAAAGAAGCAGGCATGCGGGCGATTCAAGCCAACCAGACCGGCTATTCGCATAATGCCGGGCTGATGGAATTGCGGCTCGCCATCCAGTCATTCTTCAAGGACATCCACGGCCTTACATACAGTGCGGCAAACGAAATCATCGCAACAAACGGCTCAAGTGAAGGACTCGATTCCATTTTTCGGACGATTTTGGAAGAAGGGGATGAAGTGATCATTCCGGCGCCGGCTTATCCGGGTTACGCACCGCTCATTCGGCTGTCGGGAGCGAAAGCGGTTTATCTCGATACGTCGGATACGGATTTCCAGCCGGACCCTGAGCGGTTGGAGGCATTGATCACTGACAAAACGAAAGCGGTCCTCATGAATTTCCCGTCCAATCCGACGGGCGTTACATTGGATGAAACAACACTGCAGCAATTGGCTGACGTGCTAAACCGGCACGAAGTGTTTATCGTATCGGACGAGGTGTACAGCGAGAATTCCTTTGACGATCAGCACCGGTCATTTGCCCGGTTCGCACATTTGCGCGACCGGATGTTCATCGTGCATGGGCTGTCGAAGTCACATGCAATGACCGGCTGGCGGCTCGGATTCGTCCTGGGGCCGGCTTGGGTCATGCAACACGTGTTAAAGGTTCATCAATACAATGCGACATGCGCATCGTTGCCAAGTCAGCATGCAGCCATTGAAGCGCTGACGACCCAGCGGCATGTCCCGGCAACGATGAATGAAGCTTACATCGAACGGCGGGATTTTGTATACAGGAAACTGACAGCCATGGGGCTTGACGTCGTGCTGCCGACCGGCGCTTTTTATATTTTTCCGTCCATTAAGAAGTTCGGCTTGTCTTCCGCTGAATTTGCAGAGCGACTGCTGAAAGAAGGGGGCGTTGGGGCGGTGCCGGGATCCGCATTTACGGAATACGGTGAAGGGTTCTTGCGCATTTCCTATGCTTACAGTCTGCCTGTGCTTGAAGAAGGCATGAAGCGGATGGAGAAATTCATACAGACAGTTTCATAA
- the aceA gene encoding isocitrate lyase, which yields MTTKQQQIDELNSKWATDARWQGIERPYTAEDVVKLRGSVMIEHTLAKRGAERLFRSLHEEEFVNALGALTGNQAIQQVKAGLKAIYLSGWQVAADANVAGQMYPDQSLYPVNSVPQVVKRINQALERADQIDQSENRADGFDWFAPIVADAEAGFGGPLNVFELMKAMIEAGAAGVHFEDQLASEKKCGHLGGKVLLPTQNAVRNLIAARLAADVLGVPTILIARTDADAADLITSDIDPADHPFITGERTPEGFYRTTPGIDQAIARGLAYAPYADLVWCETSHPNLEEAKQFADAIHAQFPDKMLAYNCSPSFNWQAKLDQETIAKYQVELGKMGYKFQFVTLAGFHALNHSMFELAHDYRDHGMAAYSKLQQAEFASEAKGYTATRHQREVGTGYFDEVSQVISGGTSSTVAMKGSTETAQFVPTT from the coding sequence TTGACGACAAAACAACAGCAAATCGATGAACTGAACAGCAAATGGGCAACGGATGCGAGATGGCAAGGGATTGAACGGCCGTATACAGCAGAAGACGTCGTGAAACTGCGCGGTTCTGTAATGATAGAACATACATTGGCGAAACGGGGTGCCGAGCGCCTGTTCCGTTCGCTGCATGAAGAGGAATTCGTGAATGCGCTTGGGGCGCTGACCGGCAACCAGGCGATCCAGCAAGTGAAAGCGGGACTGAAAGCCATTTACTTGAGCGGCTGGCAAGTGGCAGCGGATGCGAACGTCGCCGGCCAAATGTACCCGGATCAGTCGCTATACCCGGTCAATTCCGTTCCGCAAGTCGTCAAACGCATCAACCAGGCACTGGAACGGGCGGATCAGATTGACCAATCCGAAAACCGGGCCGATGGGTTTGACTGGTTCGCACCGATCGTCGCGGATGCGGAAGCCGGTTTCGGCGGACCGCTGAACGTATTTGAATTAATGAAAGCGATGATTGAAGCAGGTGCTGCAGGCGTCCATTTTGAGGACCAGCTCGCCTCTGAAAAAAAATGCGGTCATCTTGGCGGAAAAGTATTGCTTCCAACTCAGAATGCGGTACGGAACCTCATTGCCGCCCGGCTGGCAGCAGACGTGCTCGGCGTGCCGACCATCCTGATCGCCCGGACCGATGCCGATGCAGCGGATCTCATCACAAGTGATATCGATCCGGCAGATCACCCCTTCATCACCGGAGAGCGCACACCGGAAGGTTTTTACCGGACGACTCCCGGCATCGATCAGGCGATTGCGAGAGGACTCGCTTACGCACCGTATGCAGATCTTGTCTGGTGTGAGACTTCGCACCCGAATCTGGAAGAAGCGAAACAATTTGCAGATGCCATACACGCTCAATTCCCGGACAAAATGCTTGCTTACAATTGCTCGCCTTCGTTCAACTGGCAGGCGAAGCTCGACCAGGAGACGATTGCAAAATACCAGGTTGAGCTCGGCAAGATGGGCTATAAATTCCAATTTGTCACTCTCGCCGGCTTCCATGCGCTGAACCATAGCATGTTCGAACTGGCACACGATTACCGGGATCACGGTATGGCGGCGTACTCGAAACTGCAGCAGGCAGAATTTGCAAGCGAAGCAAAAGGCTATACCGCAACACGCCATCAGCGTGAAGTCGGTACCGGCTATTTCGACGAAGTTTCACAGGTAATCTCAGGTGGTACTTCATCCACTGTTGCGATGAAAGGCTCAACGGAAACGGCACAATTCGTGCCGACAACATGA
- a CDS encoding LytTR family DNA-binding domain-containing protein: MELKDVLKFETFWMDWMPAEAAIAVARDGDYVYFRSGALNASIRIGQPVERGSIASQVMESGQRVERQVTDFLPGETCFGIGYPITGGAVVVLLSSAYIMKQKEPVAFLTGKTEDTWHPVPVEDILYIESQHKKTWFYTEEGTYSTAYTLKQLRELLPDTFLAVHRSYIVNIRCIREITRDISSGFLLKLKDEALLPVSQNYTADVRKRLGF; encoded by the coding sequence ATGGAATTGAAGGATGTATTGAAGTTTGAAACGTTTTGGATGGACTGGATGCCGGCGGAAGCGGCGATTGCGGTGGCGCGAGACGGGGATTATGTGTATTTCCGCTCCGGTGCACTTAACGCATCTATCCGGATCGGCCAGCCTGTGGAGAGGGGGAGCATTGCCAGCCAAGTCATGGAATCAGGCCAACGGGTGGAACGGCAAGTGACGGATTTCCTCCCGGGCGAGACCTGTTTCGGCATCGGCTATCCGATCACGGGCGGGGCGGTTGTGGTGCTGCTGTCATCCGCTTACATAATGAAGCAGAAAGAACCGGTTGCATTCCTGACAGGAAAAACGGAGGATACATGGCATCCGGTGCCGGTGGAAGACATCCTCTACATTGAAAGCCAGCATAAAAAAACTTGGTTTTACACAGAAGAAGGCACCTATAGTACGGCCTATACATTGAAGCAGCTTCGGGAGCTGCTGCCGGATACCTTCCTGGCTGTCCACCGATCATACATCGTCAATATCCGCTGCATCCGTGAAATCACCCGGGATATTTCTTCGGGTTTCCTATTAAAGCTGAAGGATGAGGCACTGCTGCCGGTCAGTCAGAATTATACAGCGGACGTCCGGAAGCGGCTTGGATTTTAA